In Staphylococcus saccharolyticus, one genomic interval encodes:
- a CDS encoding ABC transporter ATP-binding protein, protein MDTEEHWIKSLIEFSRKSKFKIIVSVLLSVISVFSGLVPYWSVYKIVLMVVEGHHTMNQMLVYILIALCAYLIQVIGYGGSTMLSHVTAYDILSNIRKQLAQKLMRLPLGVIESKKIGELKNIYVDKVETIELPLAHMIPEVIGNVLLSISIFVFIVMIDWLMACAMLVTVPISFFAFKKLMTGFNETYAKQMASNNYMNSAIVEYIEGIEIIKTFNQSQSSYRKYKDAVNVYKTHTLNWFKNTWIYMNLGASILPSTFLGVLPIGMYLISINQLNDAELFLCLVLSLGVVAPIKNFTNYVNQLKSIQSAIVEVQHVLNLEELEVSNHWNVYQSNEIVFKDVGFSYTNDCKDLVFEHLSFVIPEQTFTAIVGASGSGKSTIAKLISRFWDVTSGEIDIGGVNIKDIEPKQLNELVGFVGQENFLLNLSFKDNIKLGNPQATDAEVIHAAKLAQCHSFIEKLPEGYDTFVGAVGNKLSGGEKQRVTIARMILKDAPIIILDEATAYVDPDNEQKIQAALKALTQNKTLIVIAHRLSTIKQANQIIVLGQHQILEKGTHQTLMELDGNYKHMWNMHMVAKDWGVSS, encoded by the coding sequence ATGGACACCGAAGAACATTGGATTAAATCATTAATTGAATTTAGTAGAAAAAGTAAATTCAAGATTATTGTATCAGTATTGTTATCCGTTATCAGTGTATTTTCTGGCTTGGTGCCTTATTGGTCAGTCTACAAAATTGTTTTAATGGTGGTTGAGGGACATCACACGATGAATCAAATGTTGGTTTATATCTTGATAGCATTGTGCGCATATCTTATTCAAGTTATTGGTTATGGAGGCTCAACGATGTTATCACATGTTACTGCATATGATATTTTATCCAATATCAGAAAGCAATTAGCACAGAAATTAATGCGCTTACCTTTAGGTGTTATTGAGTCTAAGAAAATTGGTGAATTGAAAAATATATATGTAGATAAAGTTGAAACAATTGAATTGCCATTAGCACATATGATTCCAGAAGTGATAGGTAATGTATTGTTATCCATTTCAATATTCGTATTTATTGTTATGATTGATTGGCTCATGGCTTGTGCCATGTTAGTGACAGTACCTATCTCATTTTTTGCTTTTAAAAAATTGATGACTGGATTTAATGAAACGTATGCTAAACAAATGGCTTCGAATAATTACATGAATAGTGCTATTGTCGAATACATAGAAGGAATAGAAATCATTAAAACATTTAACCAATCACAAAGCTCGTACAGAAAATATAAAGACGCAGTTAATGTATATAAAACTCACACTTTAAATTGGTTTAAAAACACATGGATTTACATGAATCTAGGCGCAAGTATTCTTCCTTCAACATTTTTAGGTGTGCTTCCTATTGGGATGTACTTGATCTCTATCAACCAACTTAATGATGCTGAACTTTTCTTGTGTTTAGTACTGTCATTGGGTGTAGTTGCACCTATCAAGAATTTTACAAATTACGTAAATCAATTGAAGTCTATCCAAAGTGCGATTGTCGAAGTTCAACATGTATTAAATTTAGAGGAATTGGAAGTATCTAATCATTGGAACGTGTATCAAAGTAATGAAATTGTCTTTAAAGATGTTGGATTCTCATATACGAATGACTGTAAAGATTTAGTGTTTGAACATTTATCTTTTGTGATACCTGAACAAACTTTCACAGCCATTGTAGGTGCATCAGGTAGTGGAAAGTCAACTATTGCCAAATTGATTTCTCGTTTTTGGGATGTGACATCAGGTGAAATTGATATCGGTGGTGTAAATATCAAAGATATTGAACCCAAGCAACTGAATGAGTTAGTAGGATTTGTAGGACAAGAAAACTTTTTATTAAATCTTTCTTTTAAAGACAATATCAAACTTGGGAATCCTCAAGCTACAGATGCGGAAGTCATTCATGCAGCTAAATTAGCACAATGTCATAGTTTTATTGAAAAATTACCTGAGGGGTATGATACGTTTGTCGGAGCAGTCGGTAATAAATTATCCGGAGGGGAAAAGCAACGTGTAACTATTGCGAGAATGATATTAAAAGACGCACCAATTATTATATTAGACGAAGCTACAGCTTACGTTGATCCAGATAATGAACAAAAAATTCAAGCTGCTTTAAAAGCCTTGACGCAAAATAAAACACTCATCGTTATTGCACATCGCTTATCAACAATTAAACAAGCAAATCAAATTATTGTGTTAGGTCAACATCAAATTCTTGAAAAAGGGACTCATCAAACATTAATGGAATTAGACGGTAACTACAAACATATGTGGAACATGCATATGGTAGCAAAAGATTGGGGTGTATCTTCTTAA
- a CDS encoding saccharopine dehydrogenase NADP-binding domain-containing protein, translated as MQYKQIGILGGNGVIGYALTEALSELNDIQIKVGTRTDYFKKLNLAHVKYEKLYLDNSEKLKNFMSGCEIIVNCTGYFDQKIIKSCLECHAHYLDTSGICGLEQEVQQLDDNLKKQRLSVIQFVGVNLGLTEVLIAYCKKLYTVDKLEMFFSGTGNLSKSALLEIIKTSEPPYSYSQKYLKNGTKTKLDYMIKTLNLQPFMKAFYCVPLISCHFINCVQQLQVPKAYFFNVFRDQIIISQMAEAKFLYQNN; from the coding sequence ATGCAATATAAACAGATTGGTATATTAGGTGGTAATGGTGTTATAGGGTACGCACTAACAGAAGCATTAAGTGAGTTAAACGATATTCAAATTAAAGTTGGTACACGAACAGATTATTTTAAGAAACTTAATCTAGCTCATGTGAAATATGAAAAGTTGTACTTGGATAACTCAGAAAAATTAAAAAATTTTATGAGTGGATGTGAGATTATTGTTAACTGTACCGGTTATTTTGATCAAAAAATCATTAAAAGCTGTTTAGAATGTCATGCTCATTATTTAGATACTTCGGGAATATGTGGCTTAGAACAAGAAGTTCAACAATTAGATGATAATTTAAAAAAACAACGTTTGAGTGTTATACAATTTGTTGGTGTCAACCTTGGTTTGACTGAAGTGTTAATCGCATATTGTAAAAAATTGTATACTGTTGATAAGTTAGAAATGTTCTTTTCAGGTACAGGTAATTTATCAAAGTCAGCATTACTAGAAATCATTAAAACGTCAGAGCCTCCCTATTCATATAGTCAAAAGTATTTGAAAAATGGAACAAAAACGAAGTTAGATTATATGATCAAGACATTAAATTTACAGCCTTTTATGAAAGCGTTTTATTGCGTACCGCTTATTAGTTGTCATTTTATCAATTGCGTGCAACAACTACAGGTACCAAAAGCTTATTTTTTTAATGTGTTTCGTGACCAAATTATCATTTCTCAAATGGCAGAAGCAAAATTTTTATATCAAAATAATTAA
- a CDS encoding salicylate synthase: MIINNNTELTFQSNIDWNALTVITLYSTVSLILQSRIKSHGLKPLYEAINVKELISELKKNATVTIEKIREVSTLNDDLYYFISELHYQEKTYDLKTYNLESLKYNICNYSKSTLQNDYLMYEMNGTTYIGIDQALSFKVSNTALTIESKDGNFKIQEDVFTINKTLQAIHKRCDNQNINFFGYVNYNLAKYLYLELQSEQEKELLYFFVPSIEVKIHNNHMVIRYLESNPFSELDKVYEDVTLKNSPLPNDTEQSLINQKCDMYKNNVIKAVEDIKNNMYSKVILSRRIVISDRIHMIRSYFLGLRVNNPARSYLFDINSMKLFGFSPETILQVDNDNKVLTFPLAGTRKNQAHLKKELLTDIKEVGEHAVSVKLAIDELKEVCQKDTVKVDEFMHIYERGSVQHLGSRVSGILKNNNYWNALLSLYPAVTASGIPRKESVQAIEKYEDEERDLYSGGVFLIHQDIGFDVALILRSIFQNENETHAQVGAGIVEKSKPDREFEETCEKLSSVLQSLSM, from the coding sequence GTGATAATTAATAATAACACAGAATTGACGTTTCAAAGTAATATAGATTGGAATGCATTAACGGTTATAACTCTATACAGTACAGTAAGCTTAATTTTACAATCACGCATTAAATCACATGGACTCAAACCACTATATGAAGCTATCAATGTGAAAGAATTAATTAGCGAATTAAAGAAAAATGCCACAGTCACAATAGAAAAAATCCGAGAGGTGAGTACATTGAATGATGATTTATATTATTTTATATCTGAATTGCATTATCAAGAAAAAACATATGATTTAAAAACATATAATTTAGAATCTTTGAAATACAATATATGTAATTATTCTAAATCTACATTACAAAATGATTATTTGATGTATGAAATGAATGGTACGACATATATAGGTATTGATCAAGCGTTATCTTTTAAAGTGAGTAACACAGCATTGACCATTGAAAGTAAGGATGGCAATTTCAAAATCCAAGAAGACGTTTTTACTATCAATAAGACATTACAAGCGATACACAAAAGATGTGACAACCAAAATATCAATTTTTTTGGTTACGTTAATTACAATTTAGCTAAATATTTGTATTTAGAACTTCAATCTGAACAAGAGAAAGAATTATTATACTTTTTTGTGCCATCAATAGAAGTGAAAATTCATAATAATCACATGGTTATTCGATACTTAGAGAGTAATCCATTTAGTGAATTAGATAAAGTGTATGAAGATGTAACACTAAAGAATTCACCACTTCCCAATGATACAGAGCAATCTTTAATCAATCAAAAATGTGATATGTATAAAAATAATGTCATTAAAGCAGTAGAAGATATCAAAAATAACATGTATTCTAAAGTGATTCTTTCAAGAAGAATTGTGATATCAGATAGAATTCATATGATTCGTAGTTATTTTTTAGGATTAAGAGTAAATAATCCAGCTCGGTCATATTTGTTTGATATCAACTCTATGAAATTATTTGGATTTTCTCCAGAGACCATCTTACAAGTAGATAACGACAATAAGGTACTCACATTCCCTTTGGCGGGTACGAGAAAAAATCAAGCGCATTTAAAAAAAGAATTATTGACTGATATCAAAGAAGTGGGAGAACATGCTGTTTCAGTTAAACTAGCCATTGACGAACTTAAAGAAGTTTGTCAAAAAGATACTGTAAAAGTGGATGAATTTATGCATATTTATGAAAGAGGATCTGTGCAACACTTGGGGTCTAGAGTCTCTGGTATACTAAAAAACAATAATTATTGGAATGCATTGTTATCTCTATATCCTGCTGTTACGGCTTCAGGCATTCCTAGAAAAGAAAGTGTTCAAGCTATAGAGAAATATGAGGATGAAGAACGAGATTTATATAGTGGTGGTGTGTTTTTAATTCATCAAGATATAGGGTTTGACGTTGCATTAATATTAAGAAGTATCTTCCAAAATGAGAATGAGACACATGCCCAAGTAGGAGCAGGAATTGTTGAGAAGTCTAAACCTGATAGAGAATTTGAAGAAACGTGTGAAAAATTAAGTTCAGTTCTTCAGTCATTGAGTATGTAA
- a CDS encoding beta-class phenol-soluble modulin, with product MDHLSKLGDAIVNTITAAQSGDGAELAKSIIHIVTNAGGIIGDIIHALGL from the coding sequence ATGGACCATCTTTCAAAATTAGGTGATGCTATCGTAAACACAATCACAGCAGCTCAATCTGGAGACGGTGCTGAATTAGCTAAAAGTATCATACACATCGTAACAAATGCTGGTGGAATTATTGGAGATATTATACATGCTTTAGGTTTATAA
- a CDS encoding GNAT family N-acetyltransferase — protein MEILKIHENQIKEAYPLMSKLRTHLSLEDYIELVTEAMEKDNYEMYGLYIGDNLASVIGFQSMTTLYYERFIWICDLVTDDNYRSLGYGEHLLTHIESLSKEKGYEAIALSSGLQKNMHTVFMKIKCHTTK, from the coding sequence TTGGAAATTTTGAAGATCCATGAAAACCAAATTAAAGAGGCTTATCCACTGATGTCAAAGCTAAGAACACATTTATCTTTAGAAGACTATATTGAGTTAGTTACAGAAGCGATGGAAAAAGATAATTATGAAATGTATGGTTTATATATTGGAGATAATCTTGCATCTGTTATCGGCTTTCAATCAATGACAACTTTATATTATGAACGCTTTATTTGGATATGTGACCTTGTCACTGATGATAACTATCGCTCTCTCGGTTACGGTGAACATTTATTAACGCACATTGAATCACTCTCAAAAGAAAAAGGATATGAAGCTATCGCACTATCTTCTGGTCTTCAAAAAAACATGCACACCGTTTTTATGAAGATAAAATGTCATACAACAAAGTGA
- a CDS encoding polysaccharide lyase 8 family protein gives MLIKLRKCTKLCIIILFSVYMSCINANLSKAAENQVRTTQNLDYQQLKQLWKSVNYGYEYYDGNDKSMKKQYDYIEQDAKRLLAEMETSPSRSYLWKGAKDIQNNSSHMTKSYQNIERIAEAMNHPQTSLNTTENKKKVKDAIAWMHAHVYGVNSEENMKRLTSNQKEAGSNKKTTLKWWDFEIGSPEALTDTLILMDKDFTFKEKKKYIAPINKYVPKSNEVLASVGKPEKAKGSNLVDISKVKLTESLIEEDKNMMKSSVDSFNKVFDYVQDYATGKERNGFFRDGSYIDHQDVPYTGAYGVVLLEGISQMLPIVYATPFDVNNEQLQVLDYWIDEAFMPLIHKGEFMDFVRGRAISRENETSHSTATTVMKSLLRMSDVMHDQTLKNKYKQYVKTSVLSDDSYHPNDHLKSYADIHNMKKLIEDSSITTKNKPQQLKIYDEMKRVVYHNSNLNYTFGLSLTSNKVARYESINNENLKGWHTGAGMYYLYNNDVKHYRDDFWATSNMHYLAGTTTLNDEPTGNKKSEKTFVGGTKYNDKFASIGMDFENQQHTLTANKSWFILDDKIVFMGSGIVNKDKVHDANTTIENRKANGYTLFHNNHPLDNAKNKATTSIFLEAKDTQNNIGYRFLDAPKLTISKNERSGMWKDINESQSKDEHKNTYYEIVQPHSNTNNTYAYVLYPGIAQSEFKNKKDDISIIKQDEQFHVVKDNVNHVWGIVNYANEPQTFEIDGNKVEIKGKGMFMIKKNNDGILEGTYNNPEVSHSAIDLKSKISIKGYNILTKDVPNQDTHFELKK, from the coding sequence ATGTTAATTAAATTACGAAAATGTACAAAGTTATGTATCATTATTCTTTTCTCAGTATACATGAGTTGTATTAATGCTAATTTAAGCAAGGCAGCTGAAAATCAAGTGAGAACAACTCAAAATCTTGACTATCAACAACTCAAACAACTATGGAAGTCTGTGAATTATGGATATGAGTATTATGACGGCAATGATAAATCAATGAAAAAGCAATATGATTATATTGAACAAGATGCTAAAAGATTATTGGCAGAAATGGAAACAAGTCCTTCAAGATCTTATTTATGGAAAGGTGCTAAAGATATACAAAATAATTCTAGTCATATGACAAAAAGCTATCAGAATATTGAGCGAATTGCAGAAGCTATGAATCATCCGCAAACATCTTTAAATACAACAGAAAACAAGAAGAAAGTAAAGGATGCGATAGCGTGGATGCATGCGCATGTGTATGGTGTGAATTCTGAAGAGAATATGAAACGATTGACTTCAAATCAAAAAGAAGCAGGTTCTAATAAAAAGACCACTTTGAAATGGTGGGATTTTGAAATAGGCTCACCGGAGGCTTTAACAGATACTCTCATATTAATGGACAAAGACTTTACATTTAAAGAAAAGAAAAAATATATTGCGCCTATTAACAAATACGTACCGAAAAGTAATGAAGTCTTAGCTTCTGTAGGTAAACCTGAAAAAGCAAAAGGGAGTAATCTTGTAGATATTTCTAAAGTGAAATTGACTGAAAGTTTAATTGAAGAAGATAAAAATATGATGAAATCTTCTGTAGATTCTTTTAATAAAGTCTTTGATTATGTTCAAGATTATGCGACAGGTAAGGAACGAAATGGTTTCTTCCGAGATGGCTCATATATCGATCATCAAGATGTTCCTTATACAGGGGCATATGGTGTAGTTTTATTAGAAGGCATTTCTCAAATGTTACCTATCGTATACGCGACACCTTTTGATGTGAACAATGAACAGCTACAGGTGTTAGATTATTGGATAGATGAAGCGTTTATGCCACTGATTCATAAAGGCGAATTCATGGATTTTGTAAGAGGTAGAGCAATTAGTCGTGAAAATGAAACAAGTCATTCAACGGCCACAACGGTTATGAAATCATTATTAAGAATGAGTGATGTTATGCATGATCAAACCTTAAAAAACAAATATAAGCAATATGTTAAAACGTCAGTTTTATCAGATGATAGCTATCATCCAAATGATCATTTGAAATCTTATGCAGATATACATAATATGAAAAAATTAATAGAAGATAGTTCGATTACTACTAAAAATAAACCGCAACAATTAAAAATTTATGACGAAATGAAGCGTGTTGTTTATCATAATTCAAATTTAAACTATACATTTGGACTTAGCTTAACATCTAATAAAGTGGCTCGTTACGAGTCGATTAATAACGAAAATTTAAAAGGTTGGCATACGGGTGCAGGCATGTATTATTTATATAATAATGACGTTAAACATTATCGTGATGACTTTTGGGCAACATCTAATATGCATTATTTAGCAGGGACAACAACATTAAATGATGAACCAACCGGAAATAAAAAAAGTGAAAAAACGTTTGTAGGTGGAACAAAGTATAACGATAAGTTCGCTAGTATTGGAATGGACTTTGAAAACCAACAGCATACATTAACCGCAAACAAATCATGGTTTATATTAGACGACAAAATTGTTTTTATGGGTAGTGGTATTGTGAATAAAGATAAAGTCCATGACGCCAATACAACTATTGAGAATCGTAAAGCAAATGGGTACACACTATTTCACAATAATCATCCACTAGATAATGCTAAAAATAAAGCAACAACGTCAATCTTTTTAGAAGCAAAGGATACTCAAAATAATATTGGATATCGTTTTTTAGACGCACCTAAATTGACTATAAGCAAAAATGAACGTTCCGGTATGTGGAAAGATATTAATGAGAGTCAAAGTAAAGATGAACATAAAAATACGTATTATGAAATTGTGCAACCCCACTCAAATACAAACAACACATATGCGTATGTTTTGTATCCAGGAATAGCTCAATCGGAATTTAAAAATAAAAAAGATGATATTAGTATCATAAAACAAGACGAACAATTCCATGTTGTTAAAGATAACGTGAATCATGTATGGGGCATTGTGAATTATGCCAATGAACCTCAAACGTTTGAGATAGATGGAAATAAAGTTGAAATCAAAGGTAAAGGCATGTTTATGATTAAAAAGAATAACGACGGCATATTAGAAGGTACGTACAACAACCCTGAAGTATCTCATTCGGCCATTGATTTAAAATCTAAAATAAGTATTAAAGGTTATAATATTTTGACTAAAGACGTTCCAAACCAAGATACACATTTTGAATTAAAAAAATAG